One region of Kwoniella pini CBS 10737 chromosome 6, complete sequence genomic DNA includes:
- a CDS encoding asparagine-tRNA ligase, giving the protein MRRTPVKLSTLPPTIRTILSNVQSQSASSPNSSSNQSSSSNSNNDKINVNGWIKSIRTHKNVSFLEINDGTSGTSLQAVLKGKGKSDGLTNGTSVSLIGELKKSRGQGQDYELSVEDVKVLGECDSEAYPIQKKSLPSSILRENAHLRFRTSQTAAIMRIRDALMRDWHDWFEENQFTHIHTPILTESDCEGAGEVFTLLDKCQASGESSSSSSLSKSSSSSSIISGSDFFPHPVHLTVSSQLHLEAPTHSLLRTYTLSPSFRAEPSLTSRHLSEFYMLEGELGFLNNLNELLNLIENGIQFTIGNILNKNSKRGERIRKDLKIIQQQINNEKEELNSINSLNDNDNLNYLNEIISKPFKRITYKEALNLIKENYKKDKLIITNWGEGISTENEKWLTNYFNGPLFVTHYPKSIKPFYMLPTTTTTITTNSTTTNEEIKEETVECFDLLFPNIGEMAGGSLREYRLKNLINSLEKNKMNLKDYEWYIDLRKFGSIPHGGWGMGWERWISFITGISNIKDVVAYPRWKGHCKY; this is encoded by the exons ATGAGGCGGACTCCCGTAAAACTTTCAACTCTTCCACCAACTATCCGTACCATACTTTCGAACGTACAATCTCAGAGTGCATCCTCCCctaattcctcttcaaatcaatcatcatcttcaaattcaaataatgataaaataaatGTAAATGGATggattaaatcaataagaACACATAAAAACGTTTCATTTTTAGAAATTAATGATGGTACTTCCGGAACAAGTTTACAAGCTGttttaaaaggtaaagggAAATCAGATGGTTTGACAAATGGAACAAGTGTTAGCTTAATAGGAGAGTTGAAAAAGTCTAGAGGTCAAGGTCAAGATTATGAATTATCGGTAGAAGATGTAAAAGTACTCGGTGAATGTGATTCAGAG GCATACccaattcaaaagaaatcattACCATCTTCGATACTTCGTGAAAATGCCCATTTACGTTTTAGGACCTCTCAAACAGCTGCAATTATGAGAATAAGAGATGCATTAATGAGAGATTGGCATGATTGGtttgaa gaaaatcaattcacaCATATACATACGCCTATATTGACTGAATCGGATTGTGAAGGAGCAGGAGAAGTATTTACATTACTTGATAAATGTCAAGCTTCTGGAGAAagttcatcatcatcatcattatcaaaatcatcatcatcatcatcaataatatcTGGATCAGATTTTTTTCCACATCCTGTACATTTAACTGTATCTTCACAATTACATTTAGAAGCACCAACACATTCTCTATTAAGAACATATAcattatcaccttcatttaGAGCAGAACCTTCTTTGACTTCAAGACATCTTTCTGAATTTTATATgttagaaggtgaattaggatttttaaataatttaaatgaattattaaacttgattgaaaatggtatTCAATTTACAATTGgaaatattttaaataaaaattcaaaaagaggtgaaagaattagaaaagatttaaaaataattcaacaacaaataaataatgaaaaagaagaattaaattcaataaattcattaaatgataatgataatttaaattatttaaatgaaattatttcaaAACCATTTAAAAGAATAACATATAAAGAAgcattaaatttaattaaagaaaattataaaaaagataaattaataataacaaATTGGGGTGAAGGAATTTCAacagaaaatgaaaaatggttaacaaattattttaatgGACCTTTATTTGTAACTCATTAtcctaaatcaattaaaccTTTTTATATGTTACCaactactactactactatTACTACTAATAGTACTACTActaatgaagaaataaaagaagaaactgTTGAATGTTTTGATTTACTTTTTCCAAATATTGGTGAAATGGCAGGTGGTTCTTTACGTGAATATCgtttaaaaaatttaattaattcattagaaaaaaataaaatgaatttaaaagattatgaatggtatattgatttaagaAAATTTGGTTCAATACCACATGGAGGTTGGGGAATGGGTTGGGAAAGATGGATTAGTTTTATAACTGgtatatcaaatattaaAGATGTCGTAGCTTATCCTAGATGGAAAGGACATTGCAAGTATTAA